The Hyperolius riggenbachi isolate aHypRig1 chromosome 3, aHypRig1.pri, whole genome shotgun sequence genome window below encodes:
- the LOC137561963 gene encoding olfactory receptor 5P50-like, translating to MCEANQTQVTQIYLLGFQELYKFKILLFIVFLLIYILILGGNAAIIILVTIVDQLKIPMFFFLKHLAAADVLLTTTIVPMMLGIILIKEGTMPFLGCIIQLLCLGVFGSVQCLVIAAMSYDRYLAICVPLRYASLMNPNVCFQLVFGSYVLGALLRASEIIVVFHLRFCHHNYIDHFFCDFGPLVGLSTSDTSVLMIQDFITSIFMMSFPLAFIIISYICISFTILNISSALGRKKAFSTCSSHLATVCTYYGTLMTIYMVPTDYSTVNMNKYRSLLVIVVTPLMNPIIYSLRNQEIKRAVLKCTSLIRTNR from the coding sequence ATGTGTGAGGCCAATCAGACTCAAGTGACACAGATTTATTTACTTGGGTTTCAAGAATTATACAAATTTAAAATACTATTAttcattgtttttcttttaatctaCATTTTGATACTAGGTGGAAATGCTGCAATTATTATTTTGGTTACCATTGTTGATCAACTTAAAATTCCAATGTTCTTTTTTCTCAAACATTTAGCTGCAGCTGATGTTTTACTGACTACTACCATAGTTCCTATGATGCTGGGCATTATCTTAATTAAAGAGGGAACAATGCCCTTTTTGGGATGCATTATTCAGTTGCTCTGTCTTGGAGTTTTTGGGTCTGTTCAGTGTTTGGTTATTGCTGCCATGTCCTATGATCGATATTTAGCTATATGTGTCCCCTTACGTTATGCTTCCCTTATGAACCCTAATGTTTGCTTTCAGCTAGTATTTGGATCTTATGTTCTCGGGGCCCTTTTAAGAGCAAGTGAAATAATTGTGGTTTTCCATTTGAGATTTTGTCATCATAATTACATTGACCATTTCTTTTGTGATTTTGGACCACTGGTGGGACTGTCTACATCTGACACATCAGTGTTAATGATACAAGATTTTATAACTTCTATATTTATGATGTCCTTTCCACTTGCTTTTATAATTATAAGCTATATCTGTATTTCTTTTACTATTCTAAATATATCCTCTGCTCTTGGTAGAAAAAAGGCCTTCTCCACATGCAGCTCCCATCTAGCCACTGTCTGCACCTATTATGGGACCTTGATGACTATTTATATGGTGCCAACAGATTACAGCACAGTCAACATGAATAAGTACAGATCATTGCTCGTCATCGTAGTGACTCCACTGATGAACCCAATAATCTATAGCCTTAGAAACCAGGAAATCAAGAGAGCTGTGCTTAAATGTACCAGTCTTATTAGAACAAATCGATGA